The Deltaproteobacteria bacterium genome contains the following window.
CGATGGCCAGGTGCCCCGCGAGGAACGCGAGCGCGAGCCCGAACCGGAGCCGTCCTTGCAGCGTCTCGATCAGGGTGATGAGCGCGACGACCACGAGCCAGGTGCCCGCGAAGGGCGGCACGCGATTCGCGAGGAGATGCGCGGCTGCGATCCTGGTGCTCGTGGTGGTCTGCACGGCGTCGGGCCCGGCGGCGGGCGGCGCATTGTAGCGCCGCCCGCCGCCGGTCCGTCAACGGCGCGGAGGGCGTGTCAAGAACCTCGGCCGACGCGAGAGTCGTGGGAGCGGCATCGCCCCTCCGGGGCGGCGCGATTCACTCGGGGGACGAGTCGGCCGTGCGCGGCGCGCCGAGCGCGAGCCACGCTGCGTACACCAAGGCCGCGACGAGCGCGGCGGCATTGGTGCCGGTGGCGATTCGCCAGGCGGGCTCGCCGGCCGTGAGCCCGCTCACGACGCCGTGCGCCGCGACGTAGTTCACCGCCGGAACGAGCAGCAGCGCGATCAGCGCCGCGTGGGTGCGCGGCCGCGCCGCGGTGATCAGGGCGACGATCGGCCAGGTCAACAGCAGTGCGTCGTAGGCGATGTGATAGAGCGGCAGCAGGATCGTGAGGCAAGCGAGCGCGGTCGCGAGACCGCGCGGCGCCGCCGCTGCTGCCTCGGTCGCGAGCGCGCGCCGGAACGCGGCGATGCCGACGAGGAGGGCCGCCGCTCCGGCGGCGAGCCCCGCTCGCGCCGGCAGTGCGAGCACCTGGCCCGTGAGGAAGCCCACGTCGATGCGCGTCCACCCGATCGCCGGATCGGCGACGGCCGCGCTGCTGCGGCCGATCGCCGTGAGCCAGCTGGCCGGGCCGTCGGATCCGGCGGCGGCGAGCAGCGTCCCGAGCGAGAGCACGCCCGTCGCGGCGACGCCGACGGCGACCGCGCGCAGATCTCCGCGGGCGAGCATGAGCAGCGCGAGCGGCAGCGCGAATTGCGGCTTCATGCTCGCGAGCACGATCCCGAGCGCGCCGAGCGCCGGCCGCCGCGCGCCGTGGAGGAGGCCGAGGTAGCACCCCAGCACGATCTCGAGCGTGCACTGTCCGAGGAGGAGGTTCTGCTGGCCGGGCCGGCTGAGCAGCACGAGCGTCGCGAGCGTCAGTATGGAGGGGAGTCCGGTCGCGAGCCCGCAGGCCCGGCACACGACGCGCGCCAGGGCGACCGTCAGGCCGATCGTCAGCAGGAAGTAGGCGGCCTCCGCGGTGTGGACCGGAAGGAGTCCGAGCGGCCAGTGCGCCAGGACGGCGACCGGTCCGTACGGCGGGAGCGGTCGCTGCACGGGATGGTCGTGTGCGAACCGCGCCGCCCAGGGATTCTCCCCCGCGCGGAGCGCGACCGCGGGGTAGTAGAGGGTGTCGCGGAAGTCGATCATCGCCCAGCGGCCGGGGTCGCCGTGCGCGGCGAACGCATGACGCTCGACGGCGCGGTGCGTGGACGCCGCCACGATCGCGAGGAAGCCGGCGATCGCCACCCAGGACGGCACGCGGCGGACGAGCCCGAGCGGCGTCGGCGCGGGCTCGGACGACATGGCGCGCGATCGTGGTGGAGCGGGCGGGCGCGGTCAAGCCGCGCGGCGCGCGCGTGGCGCGCGCGCCGGCGCCGGTGCAGGTCGCGATGCCGTGGCACGCTCTGCGCGCTCCGACACGACGTCTCGCATGCGGGCTTTCGTGCGGGGGCGTGGGCGGTGCGATCGAAATGCGAGAGCCCCGAAGCGTCCTGCAATCGCGCAAGAATCGCCGCGCGTAAGTCGGCGAATCGTCGAAGCGCTTTTCGGCACGAGTCTCGCTTCCCGAGCTTGGCATCTGACGCAACTCGTGAGGGAAAATCATATGCAAAAAATGATATTGGTTGATGGGTGTCGTTTCGTATGTGCGATGATATGTCGTCGCGCCGCGATGGGCGCGCTCGTCGCCGCCGCGCTCCTCGCCGCGGGCCTGCGCGGCACGCCCGCGCTGGCCGCGGAGGCGACCCTCACGAGTCTTGGGGTCGGGCTCTACGGCGCCGTGACCGGCACCACCGGCGGTCCGGTCGAGACGCAGGACTTCGCGGGCACGTTCCACATCTCGATCGACGGCGGCGCGTCGACCGAGGCCTACTGCGTCGACCTCCACAATCCGCTGACCTTCGGCGACGCGCAGCCGCAGGTTCCGCCCGACTATCCGTGCGAGGTCGTCCACATTCTCGGCAACGCCTATCCGAACCCGGGCACGATCGGGTCGC
Protein-coding sequences here:
- a CDS encoding DUF2029 domain-containing protein; protein product: MSSEPAPTPLGLVRRVPSWVAIAGFLAIVAASTHRAVERHAFAAHGDPGRWAMIDFRDTLYYPAVALRAGENPWAARFAHDHPVQRPLPPYGPVAVLAHWPLGLLPVHTAEAAYFLLTIGLTVALARVVCRACGLATGLPSILTLATLVLLSRPGQQNLLLGQCTLEIVLGCYLGLLHGARRPALGALGIVLASMKPQFALPLALLMLARGDLRAVAVGVAATGVLSLGTLLAAAGSDGPASWLTAIGRSSAAVADPAIGWTRIDVGFLTGQVLALPARAGLAAGAAALLVGIAAFRRALATEAAAAAPRGLATALACLTILLPLYHIAYDALLLTWPIVALITAARPRTHAALIALLLVPAVNYVAAHGVVSGLTAGEPAWRIATGTNAAALVAALVYAAWLALGAPRTADSSPE